The DNA window CATCGCGGCTCAGCACGTTCACATTCACGTTGTCCCGGACGGTCAGGTCGAGGAAGAGGCCGAGGTTCTTGCGATCCTCGGTTAGATAGACGACACCGGCCTCGATGGCGTCCTCCGGCTCGTCGATCGAAAGACGCTTGCCTTGCAGGAAGACCTCGCCGCTCGTACGAGGATCGGCTCCGTAGATGAGGCGTGCGAGTTCGGTGCGGCCCGCTCCGACCAGGCCCGCGATACCGAGAACCTCGCCCTCATGCAGCTCGAACGAACAATCGTGCACGCGCACACCGTCACCCATGTTGCGAACGGCGAACATCACGGGGCCGCGGCTCTGGTGGGCGTCGTGCTCCTTCTTGTAGAACGATGAGAGGTCCCGGCCGACCATCATTTGAACGAGGCGCTCGGCCGAGATTTCGTCGCCCACGAGCGTGCCGACATAGGAGCCGTCGCGGAGCACCGAGACCCTCTCGGCCAGCTCGTAGATCTCGGCCATCCGATGGCTGATATAGATGATGGCGAGCCCTTCCGCCCGAAGCTGCCGCACGAGGGCGAACATCGCCTCGGTCTCGCGGGAGGATAGGGAGGTCGTGGGCTCGTCCATGACCAGGATGCGGGAATTCGCGATGAGTGCGCGGGCGATCTCCACGAGCTGCCGCTCAGCCATGGACAATTCGCTGACCTTGGTGGTCGCCTTGAAGTGCACGCCGAGACGTTCCAGCACCGTCTGGCAGGCCTTCTCCATGGAGCGACGGTCGACCATCGGACCCGACGTATGCTCCCGCCCGAGCAGCATGTTCTCCGCCACGCTCAGGTTGGGGGCGAGTGAGAGCTCCTGATAGATGATGGAGATGCCGTGGTGGCGTGCCGTCAGCGGTCCGTCGATCGTAACGGGCTGCGCGTTGATCCGGATCTCCCCGCCCGAATCGGCCTGGTAGGCGCCGGACAGGATCTTCATCAGCGTCGACTTGCCGGCGCCGTTCTCTCCCATGAGAGCATGGATCTCGCCGGGATACACGGTGAGGGAGACGTTCGAGAGTGCCTTCACGCCCGGGAACGTCTTGGAGATGTCCTTCATCTCGAGGATCGGAGCGGATCCTGTCATTGGCGTTTCCCTAAAGGCGCTTTGTTCAAGCGGCAGTTTTCAGCCTTGAATTCTGAAGACTCTATCATGCCAAAAGTTGGACCGGATCAGAAGGGATTGTGACTGCCCTAAATGCTTCATTTCAATCGCGTTTCAATCCCTCCTTTTTAGCCGTGGACGACAGCCCACAACTTTTCGCGTGCATTGACAGTCGTCTGCGTCACCGAACAGATGTCATAGCTACATTGTAACGATGATGGGGGTTGCTCTAGGTTCTGTCAGTGTCGCGTGAATTCCGGCTTCAATGCGCGATAAAGGCTGCGAAAAGCCTCGATCCGCGGACCATAGAGTTCAACGAGGCGGGAGTCGGGCTCAATCGTCTCGAGGATGTCGGGCGGCGTGCAGACGGCTTCAGGCATTTCCGCGGTCACGGCGAGCCGTGCAAGGCGGGCGGCCCCGAAGGCCGGTCCCTTGTCGCTGCCCCGATACCGCAGCATGGGAACGTTCAGGACGTTCGCGAAAATTCTGGCCCAGAAGACGCTTCGGGATCCGCCGCCGATCATGCCCGCGTAGGTGAGGGGCGTACCAGCCTGCTCGAGGCATTGCTTCGCGTCGGCAAAACTGAACGCGACACCTTCCAGGATGGCCTGTACCAGATCGGTCTGGTCGGTCTGGGGCGAAAGACCGAAGAAGACGCCGCGTGCGTAGGGATCGTTGTGAGGGGTCCGCTCGCCGGCGAGGTAAGGCAGGAAAAGAACAGCGGAGGGCTTGCGATACGCGGCTTCGGTTTCCCGGAGCAATTCGTCGATGTCCCTCTTCAGGAGATGGGCGCCCCACGCCAGGCAGCTTGCTGCATTCAGCATTGCAGCCATCTGAAACCATCGTCCCGGGACCGCGTGACAAAAGGAATGAACCACGGCCTCGGGCGCCGGGCTGAAGTCCCGGGTGGTGACGAAAAGCTGCCCGGAGGTCCCGAGAGAGATGAAGGCCGAGCCATCCTCGATGGCACCGAGCCCAACCGCGCCGGCAGCCGCATCGCCTGCGCCGCCTGCCACCACCACGTCGTTTCGCAGCCCCCAACGCCCAGCCATATCGGCGCGCAACGTACCGGAGGGCTGTGAGCCTTCGACAAGTCTCGGCATGTGGTCACGGGTGAGGCCGGTCGCCGCCAGTGCAGCATCGGACCAATCGCGCTTGGCTTCGTCCAGCCACCAGGTGCCGGCCGCATCGGACATGTCCGTCACGGTCTCGCCGGTGAGTTTGAACCGGATATAATCCTTGGGCAGCATCACCTTGCGCACGGCCCGAAAGATGTCGGGTTCATGCCGGGCCAGCCAGACGAGCTTCGGAGCGGTGAAGCCGGGCATGGGGATTACGCCCATGGCGTGGGAGAGCTCCGGATGCTTGTCCGCCAGTTCCTGCGCCTCCCGGAATGAGCGGCCATCGTTCCAGAGGATTGCCGGACGAAGGGGGTGACCGTGTTCGTCGAGCAGCACGGCGCCATGCATTTGCCCCGAGAGGCCAATGCCGCGGATGTCGGAGAGTGCCGTGGCCGCCTGGGCTCGAAGCTGATCGAGCGCGGTCTGCACGGCCTCCCACCAGGCTTCGGGATCCTGTTCCGACCAGAGATCATGCGGCCTTGAGACATTGAGGGGAACGTCGGCCTCGGCAACCGCGGCCTGCGCATCATCGACAAGAATGGCTTTCACCGCTGAGGTGCCGACATCGATACCGAGGTAATGAGCCACGCCGCATGCTCCTTGGATGGTCGTCGGCCTTGGTTTGGCCGCATGTTCGGAGGAGCATATAACCCAGCCTAGGCGCTTGGGCATACAGGAGATGATATCCAGAGGCGTGGCCATGAAAAAAACTCATGGTCGAAATGTCGCTCGGATATTTAAATGACGGCGGCATGCACCAAATAATTCCGCATGCCAGAGAATTCCAAAAACCAGTCCGAGTTCACCCATCCCGACGCACCCACCTCGGCGGCTGCGCTGAGCGCTGCCGTGCGGCTGCATCTGGGAAAGCAACTGCGTGCCCTCTATGGCGATCCCGCGGAGGAGAAGCTGCCGCGCGACCTCGCCCGTCTCGCCGACCGCGTGGCCCAGGTCATCCGTGCTCATACCGAGCCCGTCGACCAGGAGTTCATCAATGGCGTCATGGATGCATTGCCGAACCTGCGCGCCTTCGCTCTCTCCCTGACCGGGAAGGTCGATCAGGCGGAAGATCTGGTTCAGGACACCGTGCTCAAGGCCCTGACGAAGCAGGACACCTTCGAAGCCGGGACGAACCTTCAGGCCTGGCTCTTCACGATTTTGCGCAACGGCTTCTACTCGACCCACCGGAAGACCAGCCGCGAGGTCGAGGATGGGGACGGGACCCATGCGGCCAGCATGATCGCGATCCCCGACCAGGAGGATAAGCTGGCGCTTCAGGATCTCTCGACCGCGCTCGAGAAGCTGCCGCAGGAGCAGCGCGAAGCGATCATTCTCATCGGCGCCGAAGGGATGTCCTACGAGGATGCCGCCGAGGCCCTCGGCGTGAAGGTCGGCACGATCAAGAGCCGGGTCAACAGGGCCCGCAACCGGCTCGCCGAGCTGATGGGAACGAGCCGCGCGGAGCACGACCACTCTGCTGCGCTCTGATCTCACCGGGCCAGCCGAGGATCTTTGGCTGGCCTGACACTCTCGTTCGGATCTCGACGATTCCGCACGCCGCGCCTTCCCGCCACGGTGCCTAAAATATCGGCGGCCGCACTAGCTCCCGTTTCGAACTTTTCCACAGGCTTCAAGGTTGAGCTTGTAGCTGGTGGGTGCTCGAAACCGCTCTTCTGCCAAGGAGGGGAGCATGGAACACAGGCCTCTGTCCGAACTCAGTAGCGTCGCCGACCTGAAAATTCCCGAGGAAGTTCAAGCGCAGGTCCTATCGAAGCGGGAGCGTCTCGACCGTTGGGTCGACCTGCTGGAGCAGGAGCCCGACCGTATTCTCAGGACCCTGGATGAGATTGAGTGGAAGCCGAGGGCGCAGCGTCGAGCGTTGCGCGCCGACGGCTCCGCCCTGACGGTGGCCTATTCCGACCCGGTGCTCCGTAGGGCAGGGCTCCTGAGCGACAGGTTCGGGGATGCCGTGGACTTCTTCGAGATCTCGGAGCACGACGCCCATATCGTTCTCTGCTCCTGCCATGGCGGCGAATCGATGCGCGCAGATGAAGCTGCACGCCGGGTACGCGGCATTCGCTCCCCCAGCCTCTGGGCTCTCTATTTCGGCTGGTTTCGCTAGCCGCTCGGCCGCCCTGGTTCGGGATCAGTCCTTGTAGGGATCGAACTCGCCAGGGCCGGCCATCGCGACGGCAAAGGGCCGGAGCGTGTGCTCGATTCCGATCGTGCCCTTGTGATAGGCGAGTACATCGTCGAGGCGCCGGTAGACCATCGGGCTCTCGTCCACGTCGCCTCCGCGCAGGAGGATGCCCTTTTCGCGCAGCCAAGCATCCATCTCGTCGCGGGTGAACCGGGGAGGGCGCACCCATTCTCCCGCCTTGTTCTTCTTGCCCTTCGCGTCCATGCGGCCGAAGAGGCGTCCTGCCCCATGAACGGTCGAATAGAGGCTGTCGGCGCTCTCCGGACCCTCGATTCCATGCAGGATGACCGCGTTGTCCCCCATGGATCCGCCGACGAAACCGCGCTGCCGCGGGAATGCCGGCGTCGCGCCCTTGCGGACAACCCAGTACTCCCTGCCGCCATGGCTCTCCCGCCAGACGAAGTTGTGGTGGTTGTGAACCGTGTCCGTGACCCGGCCGCCGATGATCCGACGCACGCGCTCGACCACCCATTCGCGCCCGGCATAGGCATAGAGCCCGCCGAGCTTCACGCCGGCAATGTAGCTGCGCCCGAGATCGCTATCCTGATGGACGAGGGCGGGATCGACCTCCATCCCGTCCTTCGCCCCGACCAAGGCAAGGTGTTTCGTGGTGATCTTGTGGCCAAGCCCTCTGGAGCCGAAATGCACCCCGATCCAGACATAACCTTCCTCGTCTTCGAATAGGTCGACGTAATGATTGCCGGAACCCACCGTCCCGAGCTGTCCCGATGCCAGCTTCTTGAGGTCTCGGACGCCGGCCTCCTCCCAGAGGGGGGATTCGAACAACTCATGGTCCACCGTGACGGCGTTCTTCTGCCCGATGCCGAAGCTGATGGCGCGTCCGATGTCAGACAGGATGCGCCCCGCCTGGGCGGCGACCTCCTCGTAGCGGGTGTCGAGCCGGACGGCCATGTTCCCGCATGCGATGTCGAACCCGACCCCACTGATGGAGACATGCTCCTCGTAGGCGATCACGCCGCCGATCGGATGCGCGTAGCCAAGGTGTCCGTCTGCGCAGAGCACGCCTTTGGCGGCGCTCCCGACCTCCATGCACCGGTCCAGCTGCCGGATCGTCTTCTCGTCATGCTCGCCAAAGATTCGGGTCTTTGCCGTCAAGATGGATCTCCCGGTTAGGGGCGGTTGTACCGCTCGCGCAGGCGCTCGATCTCGCGCTGCAGGGCATCGAGGCCACGCGCAACGTCCCTGCCCATGTTCTCGACGACGCCCGTTCCGGCGGCCACGTCCGGGCAATCCAGTGTCCCGTCCCGTCGGTGCCGGGGTGAGATGCCCCCTTGAGGGGTGAGCAGGTAGGCGCAGCCCGTATCCTCGTCCCGCCAGACGACGGGCTGGTCGAGAGCGGCAGCCGGATATGCCGACAGAATAAGGATGGGAAGGGCGCACCAACGGAGAAACATGGTCACGGCGAAAGCTCCAAAATGAACCTGTCCCTCCAGGGAATGCCAGCCCGCCGGCCCGTGTTCCTGCCAGCCGGCCCGCTACCATCCGTCAATTTGACTTCCCTTCCGGTTTAGGGGACATCACGCGGTTTGATCGACCTGTGCCGATGGGATATCCCGTCAGAACGCAGGATTGCCCGCCCCGGAGTCATCGATGGACGGTTCTGTCCCCCAGCCGCGGATGTCGTTGCGCTATCTCTCCGTGGCCCAGCTCACGAGCGTGGTCGAGCGGAGCCATGCCCGGCTCTGCGCCGTCCTCGTCCTGCTGTCGCTCGTCTGCTTCCTGCCGGGCTTCACAACCCTTCAGCCCATGGACCGGGACGAGCCGCGCTATGCCCAGGCTTCCAAGCAGATGCTGGAATCCGCCGATCTCGTGGACATCCGCTTCCAGGACGAGGCCCGGCACAAGAAGCCGGTGGGCATCTACTGGATGCAGAGCGCGAGCGTTGCCATTGGGCAGGCTCTGGGAGTGTCCGAGGCGCGGACAACCATCGGGCTCTACCGAGTCCCATCGCTGCTCGGGGCGATCGCGACGGTTCTGCTGACCTACTGGGCCGCTTTGGGGTTCTTCGGGCGACGAGGGGCGTTCCTGACCGCGGCCCTGATGGCAACCTGCGTGATTCTCATGGTGGAGGCGCGCCTCGCCAAGACGGACGCCATGCTGACCGCCTGCTCGGTGGCTGTGATGGGTGGGCTCGCGAGGGCCTATCTGAGCCGCGGCGCCGGGGTCCTGCCCCGGAGGGCCCTGCTGATCTTCTGGACCGGGTTCGCCTTGGGCATCCTCATCAAGGGCCCCTTGGTCATCATGTTCGCAGGTCTTGCCGCCGCGGTCCTGGCGTATAAGGAGCGCTCGGCGCGTTGGCTTCTCACGCTGCGACCTTGGATTGGCGCCCTTTTCACCCTGGCGGTCGTGCTGCCGTGGTTCGTCGCCATCGCCCTCAAGACCGGCGGCGCCTTCTATTCCGAGGCGGTCGGGCACGACATGCTCGGCAAGGTCGGGACGGCGCAGCGCTACCATTGGGCGCCCCCCGGTTTCTATCTGATCTCGTTCTTCGCCACGTTCTGGCCCGGCGCTGTCCTGGCTGCCATTGCAGTGCCATTTGCCTGGAAACATCGCCGGGAGGAACCGGTCGCCTTCGTGCTTGCCTGGCTCATCCCTTCCTGGATCGTTTTCGAGGCCGTGCCGACCAAGCTGCCGCACTACACACTGCCTCTGCTGCCGGCGGTGGCCATCATCACGGTCATGGCCATCTCGCGCCATTTCGTGGGACCGCATCGGCCGGCGGCCAAGCTGGCAACCGTGCTGATTCCATTCATCCCGGTCGGTCTGACCATCGGCCTTTCGGTGGTCGGCTGGGCTTTCGACGGAATGCCGCCCTTCCGGGCCCTTCCATTCCTCGCGATCTCCTCGGTACTGGCCCTCGGGGCCTGGTGGCTCTTCGTCAGAAGCCGGCTGGTCCCGGCCCTATGGGCCAGCTTCATCTCGGCAGCCTTCCTATCCATGGGTGTTTTCGGGTTCGCGCAGCTCGATCTGCGCTCCCTCAAGATCTCGGACCGTTTGGCCGAGGTTGCCCGCAACGTCCCGTGCGAGAGCCCGCAGGTCGCAACCCTCGGCTACCGGGAACCCAGTCTCGTCTTCCTGACCGGTACGAACCTCGACATGGTCGAGACAGGGGCCGAGGCGTCGGCGTTCCTGCGGCGGGGCGGGTGCCGGGTCGTTTTCGTGGAGAAACGATACGAGACGGAGTTCCGGGCGGAGAACGCGCGTCTGAAGCAGCAGCCCGCCCTCTCGACCCGGATCCAGGGATTCAATATCAACAGCGGTCGGCGGGTCGATATCGCGGCCTATGCGACGGGCTTCTAGCCTAGATGGCGATTGTGAAGAGGCGGCCAGAGATGGCCCGTAACGGATGACTGACCTTTCTCCGGGGCCCCGCATCAGCGTCGTGGTGCCCGTCAAGAACGAGGCGCTCAACATTCTCCCGCTGGTGGAGGAGATCGAGCGCGCCTGCGCGTCGCTCTCGCCCTTCGAGGTGATCTATGTGGATGACGGCTCGACCGACGCGACCGGGGACGAGGTTCGAAAAGCCCGGGCGACACGGCCCTGGCTGCGACTCGTTCGGCATGAGGCGAGCTGCGGGCAGAGTGCCGCGGTCCGGACCGGCGTCCACGCGGCCCGGGGGCCTATCGTCATCACCCTCGACGGGGACGGGCAGAATGACCCGGCCTTCATACCGGAGCTCGTGGCGGCCCTGGACGATCCTCAAATCGCCCTCGTCGCCGGGCAGCGGGTCGGCAGGAAGGACGGCACCTATAAGAAATGGCAGTCCCGGATCGCCAACGGCGTGCGCGGGAGGATCCTGAAGGACGGGACGCGTGATACGGGATGCGGCCTCAAGGCGTTTCGACGCGACGTCTACCTGCGGCTTCCCTATTTCGATGCCCTGCACCGCTTCATGCCGGCTTT is part of the Microvirga terrae genome and encodes:
- a CDS encoding sugar ABC transporter ATP-binding protein gives rise to the protein MTGSAPILEMKDISKTFPGVKALSNVSLTVYPGEIHALMGENGAGKSTLMKILSGAYQADSGGEIRINAQPVTIDGPLTARHHGISIIYQELSLAPNLSVAENMLLGREHTSGPMVDRRSMEKACQTVLERLGVHFKATTKVSELSMAERQLVEIARALIANSRILVMDEPTTSLSSRETEAMFALVRQLRAEGLAIIYISHRMAEIYELAERVSVLRDGSYVGTLVGDEISAERLVQMMVGRDLSSFYKKEHDAHQSRGPVMFAVRNMGDGVRVHDCSFELHEGEVLGIAGLVGAGRTELARLIYGADPRTSGEVFLQGKRLSIDEPEDAIEAGVVYLTEDRKNLGLFLDLTVRDNVNVNVLSRDARTGGVLNLKAAKQRAAAAIRALGIRVAGDVVPVGSLSGGNQQKVLLSRLLETKPKVLILDEPTRGVDIGAKSEIYRLIDSLARNGVGVIVISSELPEIVGICDRVLVMREGRLAGEVGGAGHPPVTQENIITIATGVREAAE
- the xylB gene encoding xylulokinase, producing the protein MAHYLGIDVGTSAVKAILVDDAQAAVAEADVPLNVSRPHDLWSEQDPEAWWEAVQTALDQLRAQAATALSDIRGIGLSGQMHGAVLLDEHGHPLRPAILWNDGRSFREAQELADKHPELSHAMGVIPMPGFTAPKLVWLARHEPDIFRAVRKVMLPKDYIRFKLTGETVTDMSDAAGTWWLDEAKRDWSDAALAATGLTRDHMPRLVEGSQPSGTLRADMAGRWGLRNDVVVAGGAGDAAAGAVGLGAIEDGSAFISLGTSGQLFVTTRDFSPAPEAVVHSFCHAVPGRWFQMAAMLNAASCLAWGAHLLKRDIDELLRETEAAYRKPSAVLFLPYLAGERTPHNDPYARGVFFGLSPQTDQTDLVQAILEGVAFSFADAKQCLEQAGTPLTYAGMIGGGSRSVFWARIFANVLNVPMLRYRGSDKGPAFGAARLARLAVTAEMPEAVCTPPDILETIEPDSRLVELYGPRIEAFRSLYRALKPEFTRH
- a CDS encoding sigma-70 family RNA polymerase sigma factor yields the protein MPENSKNQSEFTHPDAPTSAAALSAAVRLHLGKQLRALYGDPAEEKLPRDLARLADRVAQVIRAHTEPVDQEFINGVMDALPNLRAFALSLTGKVDQAEDLVQDTVLKALTKQDTFEAGTNLQAWLFTILRNGFYSTHRKTSREVEDGDGTHAASMIAIPDQEDKLALQDLSTALEKLPQEQREAIILIGAEGMSYEDAAEALGVKVGTIKSRVNRARNRLAELMGTSRAEHDHSAAL
- a CDS encoding RtcB family protein, encoding MTAKTRIFGEHDEKTIRQLDRCMEVGSAAKGVLCADGHLGYAHPIGGVIAYEEHVSISGVGFDIACGNMAVRLDTRYEEVAAQAGRILSDIGRAISFGIGQKNAVTVDHELFESPLWEEAGVRDLKKLASGQLGTVGSGNHYVDLFEDEEGYVWIGVHFGSRGLGHKITTKHLALVGAKDGMEVDPALVHQDSDLGRSYIAGVKLGGLYAYAGREWVVERVRRIIGGRVTDTVHNHHNFVWRESHGGREYWVVRKGATPAFPRQRGFVGGSMGDNAVILHGIEGPESADSLYSTVHGAGRLFGRMDAKGKKNKAGEWVRPPRFTRDEMDAWLREKGILLRGGDVDESPMVYRRLDDVLAYHKGTIGIEHTLRPFAVAMAGPGEFDPYKD
- a CDS encoding ArnT family glycosyltransferase, translated to MDGSVPQPRMSLRYLSVAQLTSVVERSHARLCAVLVLLSLVCFLPGFTTLQPMDRDEPRYAQASKQMLESADLVDIRFQDEARHKKPVGIYWMQSASVAIGQALGVSEARTTIGLYRVPSLLGAIATVLLTYWAALGFFGRRGAFLTAALMATCVILMVEARLAKTDAMLTACSVAVMGGLARAYLSRGAGVLPRRALLIFWTGFALGILIKGPLVIMFAGLAAAVLAYKERSARWLLTLRPWIGALFTLAVVLPWFVAIALKTGGAFYSEAVGHDMLGKVGTAQRYHWAPPGFYLISFFATFWPGAVLAAIAVPFAWKHRREEPVAFVLAWLIPSWIVFEAVPTKLPHYTLPLLPAVAIITVMAISRHFVGPHRPAAKLATVLIPFIPVGLTIGLSVVGWAFDGMPPFRALPFLAISSVLALGAWWLFVRSRLVPALWASFISAAFLSMGVFGFAQLDLRSLKISDRLAEVARNVPCESPQVATLGYREPSLVFLTGTNLDMVETGAEASAFLRRGGCRVVFVEKRYETEFRAENARLKQQPALSTRIQGFNINSGRRVDIAAYATGF
- a CDS encoding glycosyltransferase family 2 protein yields the protein MTDLSPGPRISVVVPVKNEALNILPLVEEIERACASLSPFEVIYVDDGSTDATGDEVRKARATRPWLRLVRHEASCGQSAAVRTGVHAARGPIVITLDGDGQNDPAFIPELVAALDDPQIALVAGQRVGRKDGTYKKWQSRIANGVRGRILKDGTRDTGCGLKAFRRDVYLRLPYFDALHRFMPALVKREGYRIAHVDVVDRPRHAGRSNYGMFDRLWVGILDLAGVWWLIRRRRRVPAAQEIV